The Lasioglossum baleicum chromosome 15, iyLasBale1, whole genome shotgun sequence genome has a segment encoding these proteins:
- the LOC143216340 gene encoding trypsin-1, whose translation MEKIVAFLGLLALVAGIPVDESIGSLDLRMDGRIVGGEPTVIEQAPYQVSLQRNGRHFCGGSIIAKNWVLTAGHCTTYSPSAYEIRTGSTKVNQGTVHRVEAVYRHKSYSSNRYGVPLNDISLLKIVASDAFVFNNQRKAVKLNEGNSAALVGKNGLVTGWGTTNSGTPSVLQKVSVPMISKDKCDKAYTTWGGVPVGEICAGFDAGGKDSCQGDSGGPLVVDGRLAGVVSWGKGCGTAKFPGVYTDVAYYRQWIRENSGV comes from the exons ATGGAGAAAATCGTGGCATTCCTCGGCCTCTTGGCCCTAGTGGCCG GGATCCCCGTAGACGAATCGATCGGATCGCTCGATCTGAGGATGGACGGGCGCATCGTTGGCGGAGAGCCGACAGTGATCGAACAGGCTCCGTACCAGGTCAGCTTGCAGCGTAACGGCCGGCACTTTTGCGGTGGTTCCATAATCGCCAAGAACTGGGTGTTGACCGCTGGTCACTGTACTACCTACAGTCCGAGCGCGTACGAGATCCGGACCGGCTCGACCAAGGTGAACCAGGGCACGGTGCACCGAGTGGAAGCGGTATACAGACACAAGAGCTACAGCAGCAACAGATATGGCGTTCCGCTGAACGACATCTCCCTGCTCAAGATAGTTGCCTCGGACGCGTTCGTGTTCAACAACCAACGAAAAGCGGTGAAACTGAACGAGGGTAACTCGGCGGCTCTGGTCGGCAAGAACGGACTCGTCACCGGCTGGGGAACCACCAATTCCGGCACCCCGTCGGTCCTGCAGAAGGTCTCCGTGCCCATGATCAGCAAGGACAAGTGCGACAAAGCCTACACCACCTGGGGAGGCGTTCCCGTCGGTGAAATCTGCGCCGGATTCGACGCGGGCGGCAAAGACTCCTGCCAGGGTGATTCCGGTGGTCCTCTCGTCGTCGACGGACGCCTCGCCGGTGTCGTTTCCTGGGGCAAAGGCTGCGGCACAGCCAAATTCCCCGGAGTCTACACCGACGTCGCCTACTACCGCCAATGGATCCGGGAGAACAGCGGCGTTTAG
- the LOC143216342 gene encoding vitellin-degrading protease → MFIQTSLLSLLAIAAANPLGKFPLLNPLTPTGQIVGGEDARIEEVPHQVSLQSSGFGFCGGSIISENWVVTAGHCMVYPPDWITVRAGTATKSSGGSLHKVEEVIIHENYITNWNGIPENDVAVMRVSTPFKLDKTRQAIKIFKQNEESKVGVAATVTGWGAVREGGGTHEVLQKVDVPIVSKKSCNDAYQSYGGLPAGQICAAVPNGGKDACQGDSGGPLTIGGRLAGLVSWGYGCARPRYPGVHTEVAAFSDWIVSKTGIKV, encoded by the exons ATGTTCATCCAAACGAGCCTTCTCTCATTGCTGGCGATCGCCGCAG CAAATCCGCTCGGGAAATTCCCGCTGTTGAATCCTCTGACTCCGACTGGACAGATCGTGGGCGGCGAGGACGCTAGGATCGAGGAGGTGCCGCACCAGGTGTCGTTGCAGAGCTCCGGCTTCGGATTCTGTGGAGGCAGCATCATCTCCGAGAATTGGGTGGTTACGGCCGGCCATTGCATGGTCTACCCTCCTGATTGGATCACGGTGAGAGCCGGAACCGCGACTAAGTCGTCGGGCGGCAGTTTGCACAAGGTCGAGGAGGTCATCATCCACGAGAACTACATCACCAACTGGAACGGCATCCCGGAGAACGACGTGGCGGTGATGAGAGTGAGCACACCCTTCAAGCTGGACAAGACCAGGCAAGCGATCAAGATCTTCAAGCAGAACGAGGAGTCCAAGGTCGGTGTCGCAGCGACCGTCACCGGATGGGGCGCCGTCAGGGAGGGAGGTGGCACCCACGAGGTCCTCCAGAAGGTCGACGTTCCCATCGTCTCGAAGAAGTCCTGCAACGACGCCTACCAATCCTACGGCGGCCTCCCTGCTGGACAGATCTGCGCTGCCGTGCCCAACGGTGGAAAGGACGCCTGCCAAGGTGACTCCGGCGGCCCCCTCACCATCGGTGGTCGTCTCGCTGGTCTCGTCTCATGGGGATACGGCTGCGCTCGCCCACGATACCCAGGAGTTCACACGGAAGTCGCCGCTTTCAGCGACTGGATCGTCTCCAAGACCGGAATCAAAGTGTAA